GCACCAGCCCTAGCACAAACCCTCTGCCAGCCTAGTAAGTTACTCAGATTGATCTAAAGAAGACACTTATGTCCTCACAATTTCTACTTGTTTTATTGGTTTTGTGTTTGGTTGGTTGTCATTCTTTAGTTTATATTAGTGTTACAAAATGTTATGTTTACAACTTCTTATTGTGTCCCTGAATGTTTCTTTTAGCTAGTTCGCCAAATATCTATAGTTtaatgtggggagagagagactgtgcaATACTTGTCAGCTGATCAGAGTTTTCTTGAGGAAGAATTTCACGTGAATGAGTATGGTTATAATGAGTATTTTCATGATTTAAATGGTCTTTGATGTTGTTCAGTTGTTTATGCATTGTCATGTACTACATAGAGGTTTCTAGTTCAACAGTGAATGTTTGAGTGAACACAAAGTAAATACTGTATGGTTGTACAGATAGTTCTTTATCAGGACGGTTTGAAGAACACTTTGTGAGGGATGTCCTATTTACTGTTGGTTTCATTGTcctgtttcttttttttgtttgACTATTTTTATCTATCAACCCATGTGATTCAAGCCCACATGTTTGTGTCCTCTAAAAAAAAGTGTGTTCTTGTACGCTCAATGTTTCATGGTGAATCCAAAGATTATTCAAATGTGTTTAAGACGGGGGTGAGAATCACTCATCAAGATAAGTCTTATTCTGTCTGTAGATGCATCAAATGGCTGCAGAGTGCGAATCAGCATCAAAACTGCTTTGGGAAATCAGGCTGTACGTACTATGCTTACAAGTGTTCTCTCACATCATTGGTCCTTTATGAAAAGTTTTAAATACAACATTTAGAACTACATTGTGCTGGGTGATGAAATGTCCTTTTTTTGTCTGCAGTATGAATGGAATGAGAATGAAATGTTCCTTTTCCGAGCAACTATGGCCTTTGCCATGAGGAGGTACTACAAAACAGAAACGTACAAGTAAGAAAATCTACAGTTCCCTAAAAAATTGTGCCATATATTTAAACTGAAATCAAAGCACAGTGTAGTACAGCATAATGTTATTTCACTTCCTGCAAAGATTAATTTCCAGCATTACTGTGTGCATATTTTATGACTTCTGTTCAAGTCAATAAAAATGTATTCCTGGTGTGTTGGTGTAATGCTGACAACATGGCATTTATGGCATTATGATGTTTGTGGGACTTTTCCAGTGTCGACAACATTATCATGTGTAATCAGACTCTGAGGGTGTCCTTCTGGTTTGTGGTGACGTCACCTGAAAACTCCACCATGCTTATTCCTAAGGCAGATGTGGAGAAAGCTGTGAGGTAATTTCTTGGTCTACTTTAAAAGGAAAATATCCTGGTATACACCTGTAGATGAACTGAACTCTGAAGTAAAAAGGTGAACGTAAACAGCCACCTGAGTATCTGATGGATAAAACAGAAAATAGATATTATGCTTACAATCTGAACCACAAGGCAAGTGGTATTTACACAGATTCAGAGACCTGTAAAAGATGAGATTTACCAATTGGACCTAAAGTAACCCATTCTATGTCCAACAGGATGTCAAGGCATCGCATCAACAACGCCTTCCTCCTGACAGATAGGACCCTGGAGTTTCTGGGCATCCACCCCACACTAGCAGCGCCAGTCAACCCTGACACCCCTCCCTGGCTCATCGTGTTTGGAGTGGTCATAGGGGCTGTGTTTGCTGGAATCATCGCCCTGCTCGTATCCTCTCTGCTTCAAAAGAGACGGTGAGTCCACCCTTTGACAAtacttctgtctctctgttgatAATGCTGTGTTTTGTTATTGAACTATGGCTCATTCTAACCTAGGAAAGAGAAAGGGATGATGGAGGATGGACAGGATGAAGAGGACAGGCAGATGAAAGGAGTGGAAAATGACAACGTCCTGGACGGCATCTACAACAGAGGATTCACAGATGATGATCGCTTCACAAAGCTGTAAAGGCTTCCCCTGCCTGTAAAATGCTACCAAGCAAGCACAGGATGGGCCAAGAGACATTAAAAACCATTACAAATAGACTTTTATGCACTGTGTCTACAGTTTAAAACTGCATTTGCTGTTTATTTTGGTTGTGTTTAAAAcgattttgtgcccaatagaaataaatggtaaataatgtattgcgtcattttggagtcatttttattgtaaataagaatagaatatgtttttaaacacttctacattaatgtggatgctaccatttctattgggcacaaaataatctgaaagacaaccaaaacaaacagcaaatgcattcaacaagtttgtaaagtcacaagcttgatgtaatcattgcatgctaggaatatgggaccaaaaacGAAACTTTGGACTACTTTTaataatacacatataagtgaatttgtcccaatacttttggtcccctaaaatgggggcgactatgtacaaaaagtgctgtaatttctaaatggatCACCCAAAAGTGATGGAAATACCcacaaattaaagctgacagtctgcactttaacctcatagtcattgtattgTAGTCATTGTATagtcatttcaaatccaaagtgctggagtaaaGAGCCAAAACAACCAAAcacgtgtcactgtcccaatacttttggagctcactgcaagttaaaaaaaaaactgcttTGAGATAGGCTATAGCGAACACAACACCTTTCAGTTCTGTTTTATCCATGGCTTTAGTTAAGCATTTCTGCAAACCGAGTAGGTGGCATCTGGTCAACAATTTTAATGTATATTTCAAAAGGTCAAATAATAGAATCCCTTAATAAACAGTGATCTTGTTCATTTAGAAATCATGAGTACTTCTTCTCAATCACAAATCTGAAAATAATGAAAATGTAGCAACAGAGAGGCACAAATATATCTGAGAGGGAGGAGAACCACCATGATAATTGATTTACATGTAACTAAGAAATGATTGATGTAATGTCTTCGGTAGCTCCAGCATCTAGTTAAGTGTTAACCACCTATTCAAGTTTTTTACTGCTTTGTTTTGCACAATGTGATCAAATGAAGAAGAACACCAGAACAGATGGGTTTAAATGTCGAATATGTACATTTCCAGTCATTGTTTTAAAGAGCACCCATTTTGATTTTATATTGTTTGTTTTGAAAATCTATTGTGTGAATCAGAGGAAATACAAACAAACTGTAATTTAGATATGTCTCTTCCTTGGCTATTGCAGAATCTCTCTTCCAACCTCTCTAGTCTGTTGAGATTAAAACAGGTTAAACCTCATTAAGGACTACCTATTTATTCAGCTACAGCACATGGAGAATGATTAAAGGGAAcggggaatacctagtcagttgtaaaacggaatgccttcaactgaaatgtgtcttccgaaatttaacccaacccctctgaatcagagaggtgctggtgtaacagtataactttatggcgtcccctcgccccgacctcgggcgcgaaccagggaccctctgcacacatcaacaacagtcacccacgaagcgtcgttacccatcgctccacaaaagcagcggcccttgcagagcaaggggaaccactacttgtaggtttcagagcaagtgacgcaACCGacgttaactgccttgctcagtggcagaacgacagatttttaccttgtcatggACACATGAtggaacacagaaacacattcagTCAGTGCCTGCAATTACACATGCATATGTGGTAGATGCGGTGTCAAATGTAACACGATTTGAATTTTACACGCTGTTCTAAACCAGTTCCTCAGTAATAATTAAATGGCTAAATGGGTGGCTCTAATCTTCCTTAAATATCTCTGATGGGTAGGTCTTCTACCAGTTCCAGCTCTGGTAGTGGAACACACAAGGTCCTTTAATTTATTTTGATCAAATGTAGCATCAGCAACTCTAATGCAGCTGGCAACAAACTCAAGTGTGCTGCTCAAGTGCCTTTGATCCCTCACCAGAAAGGACAACATGTTACAAGGGGAAAGCTTCTGTGATTAATTGACTTGAGaacaccacaacaaccacattggAAATTGGACAGTGTAAGCTAGCTAGTCCTACAATTTTGATGATTCAATACATTTGAGGATTGTTATTAGCATTTCACTAATATATAATTGAAAATGTAACTTCTTAACTCAGGAAATAGCTAGCTATGTCtaaaagtttgttgtttttgACCTGGGTAAATTGAAAAGCTAGCTAACTAGATACACTGTATAtctaactgtagctagctagctaacattagatagccacgtagctaactagctatgttCAATAAAGTTAAAGAGAAAGAACACTGACAAATATCATACCTAGCTAAAACCAGAGCAGGAAAAGAAGACTGTCACAGCTAAAGTAGTGTCTAGCTAACTGTCATGTGTTTCGGTCTGTTTCTGTACCTGTCATCCTCCATCTCATctgctttgtttttgttttctccctatctcagattatactctttggCCCTTCTGGGTAGATATCCATGTGGACCCACCACTTCAAAGGCAATGTGTGAGTTTCCTGATCAAAAATCGTGAAATCGATTGATGAGTTGCAAGCTAGTGATGCTTTAGGCTATGTTCTTCTCTAAATCCTCTCCAA
This genomic window from Salvelinus namaycush isolate Seneca chromosome 8, SaNama_1.0, whole genome shotgun sequence contains:
- the LOC120051852 gene encoding collectrin-like isoform X1; protein product: MEEGCMINSNFLGISLFMRCLRMLVRILVLLYLAGAPALAQTLCQPNASNGCRVRISIKTALGNQAYEWNENEMFLFRATMAFAMRRYYKTETYNVDNIIMCNQTLRVSFWFVVTSPENSTMLIPKADVEKAVRMSRHRINNAFLLTDRTLEFLGIHPTLAAPVNPDTPPWLIVFGVVIGAVFAGIIALLVSSLLQKRRKEKGMMEDGQDEEDRQMKGVENDNVLDGIYNRGFTDDDRFTKL
- the LOC120051852 gene encoding collectrin-like isoform X2 — its product is MLVRILVLLYLAGAPALAQTLCQPNASNGCRVRISIKTALGNQAYEWNENEMFLFRATMAFAMRRYYKTETYNVDNIIMCNQTLRVSFWFVVTSPENSTMLIPKADVEKAVRMSRHRINNAFLLTDRTLEFLGIHPTLAAPVNPDTPPWLIVFGVVIGAVFAGIIALLVSSLLQKRRKEKGMMEDGQDEEDRQMKGVENDNVLDGIYNRGFTDDDRFTKL